The nucleotide sequence AACAGACAGCGGAGCAGGAATGGATGAGGAAACCAAAGCAAAAATATTCGAACCTTTCTATTCAACAAAATTTATTGGAAGGGGACTAGGGCTGGCTGCAGTCCTTGGTATTGTGAAAGCTCACAAGGGAGCAATAAAAGTGGTTTCCGAACAGGGACAAGGTTCGACCTTCAGGATTTTTCTTCCCTCTGGAGGCAGAATTAAAGAAAAAAAACCCGATGATGTTGAAACGAAAACTCTCGAAAAAGGCAGAGGCACGATTTTACTCATAGACGACGAAAAACTCGTCAGGGACATTTGCGCTAAAATGCTTGATTCTTTGGGTTTCAAAGTTCTCACAGCCAGGGACGGAATCGAAGGGATCGATGTGTTTATTTCGGAAAAAGATGCTGTCGAATGTATTATTTTGGACCTGACTATGCCGAGAATGGACGGAGAGGAGTGTCTTTCCAGGATCAGGGAGATAAAACCGGACGCTAAAGTAATAATGTCCAGCGGATATGATGAACACGACATTTCAAAAAAATTCATGGGCAGGGAGATTAACGGATTCATACAAAAACCTTACAATTTAAAAACCCTTTCAAAGACGCTGTCTGACATTTTTGAAGTGAGAAAATCGTGAGATATGTCAAATTCGGAAAGACCGGTGAGGAGATTTCGGCACTGGGGATGGGTTGTATGAGACTGCCGGTGAAGAATTCTATCAATGAAATAGACCGGCAGAAAGCGATAAAGGTCCTTGAAAAAGCAATCGAATCCGGGATTAATTATTTCGACACAGCTTATCCGTATCACGGAGGTAACAGCGAATCGTTCCTCGGCGAGTTTTTGAAAAATGGTCTGAGAAAAAAAATTCACGTTGCGACGAAACTTCCAGTTTGGAAAGTCGGGAAAGATGACGATTTTGAAATATATCTCGATGAGCAAATGAAAAAGCTCAGGACCGATTTTATTGATTATTATCTTCTGCATTCCCTTCATGATTCATCGTGGAAAAAAGTCAAGGAGCTGTCTGTCCTCGAAAAGGCGTTCAAGGCAAAACGACAGGGAAAAATAGGGCATGTTGGATTTTCTTTCCACGATGAGTTCAAGGTTTTTAAGGATATATTGGAATATTGCGGGGAATGGGATTTTTGCCAGATCCAGTACAATTTCATGAATGAAGAATTTCAGGCGGGCACCAAAGGCTTGGAACTGGCTTACTCGAAAGGCATCCCCGTTATAGTAATGGAACCGCTTTTGGGCGGAAATCTTGTCACTCCTCCGGAAAGTGTGCGGAAAATATGGGAACTGAGTTCTGTGCAAAAAACACCGGCGGAATGGGCTCTTTCATGGCTTTGGAACAAAAAGGAAGTGTCTTTGATCCTGAGCGGAATGAATGATGTCAGGCAGATCTCTGAGAATGTCCGCACCGCAGAGGATTCAAAGCCGGGTTTTCTTACCGAAGAGGATTTGCTTTTGTTTGAAAAAGTTAAAAACACTTACGACCAAATGAAGCATTTTCAGTGCACAGGTTGTTCATACTGCATGCCATGCCCTTCCGAAGTTTTCATTCCCGGAGTATTGAGTCTTTATTCCGATCTTTTGATGTACAAAAACGTTAATAACGTCAAAAACAGATATCAATTCATACCCGAAAAGAACAGGGCGGATAAATGCGTTAAATGCGGTCTCTGCGAAACGAAATGCCCTCAGCGTTTGAATATCATGGCTTTGTTGGACGAGTTCAAAGAAGCGGTAAAGTGATCGCGATATATTTTTAACATAACGCGCTGACAAGGCGGGGAAAGGCTCTGATGAATGAAGAAGAAATAAAAAAAATCATCAAGGAAAAATCGGCAGGAAGCACGAGGCGTTTTGAAAAACTTGTGTTTTCAGATCCATGCGGGATCCTTGGGCTCGAAAATATATTTTGGGATGCGTTTGAAAAATATATAAGTGAATCGAGAGTCAAAATTAGCCCGGCTGAAGAAGGCGAAACCGTTAAATACAGTTTGGCGGAAGACGGATCCTTTGCGGCAGTTTCGAATTACCGGTCAAAGAATCCGGCTTCCAGGATTATCATTCTGTTTTTTGTTCCGGATATTTTTATATCCGCCAACCTGAACACGGATTATTTTGAGCCTTGCATTGAAGTCGAAATTAAATCTGAGGAACAAAAACGAATCGACAGGGTTTTTTACTTACTGACGGATTTTTTTGCAAAAAATTCATGCGAATTGCTTCAGATCTCGTCATGAAAACCGCTTCGATAAACCTCAAATATAAAGGAGATATCATGAACTTCCTTAAAGTTGCCCTGACAATGTTCTTTTTATTCTCATTCCGGATAATTGAAGCTGAAACAATAGAATATAAAGAAGGCGGAATTTCATTCTATCTTCCTGAAACATGGGAGTCGGATTCTGACGAGTTCGGATTGCTCATTTTTCCTTCTGACGAAAGCCTGGTCATAGGATTTTTTCCGACGACGCCAGATGATATGTTTGAATACTTCGATTGTTTGATTGAAGAGCTCAAGGAGCAGATTGGTGAAATTGAGTTCGATAAATCCGAAGAAGAATACTTCAACGGCATGAAAGCCCTTTACGGAGAAGGTTCGACCTTGGAAGGCGATATAATGGTCGCGTACTTCATATTCGAAACAGGAGAAGGGAATGCCCTCATCATGTTAGGTTTCGGAAGTGAAGAAGAAGCCGAAATACACGAGGATGAAGTGGAGCTTCTACTGGAGAGTATCAAAGCTCTTTGATTTTTTCATTGTCAGTACATAAGACATCCTATCTTCAATGTTTATCAAACTCCGAGGTATTCCAGCTCTTTTTCATGTATGAACTGATTTTTATACAGCTTATAGTATCTGCCTCGTGATTTGATCAGATTGCCATGAGTTCCCTGTTCGAGTATTTTTCCGTTTTCAATGAGGACTATTCTGTCCACCGATGTTATTGTCGAAAGCCTGTGAGCTATTATTATGCTTGTCCTTCCGTGCATAAGTTTCTTAATGCCTGTCTGAATGAGTTTTTCTGTCTCCGTGTCGACAGAAGAAGTCGCTTCATCGAGAATAAGTATTTTGGGATCACTCAGAAGCGCTCTCGCCAGCGATATAAGCTGTTTTTGTCCTACTGACAGAAATCCACCGCCTTCTCCGACTTCGGTTCTGTATCCGTTGTCCAGTTTGTTTATAAATCTGTCGGCGAAGACCGCATGTGCCGCTTCTCTGATTTCATTTTCTGCCGCCTCAAGTTTTCCGTATCTTATGTTATCTGAAATAGTACCGCTGAAAAGGTGAGGTGTTTGAAGCATGACACCTATGTTGGATTGAAGCGTATGAAGACTCATTTCTTTGTAATCTTTCCCGTCGATGAGAATTTTTCCTGATAC is from candidate division WOR-3 bacterium and encodes:
- a CDS encoding aldo/keto reductase; the protein is MRYVKFGKTGEEISALGMGCMRLPVKNSINEIDRQKAIKVLEKAIESGINYFDTAYPYHGGNSESFLGEFLKNGLRKKIHVATKLPVWKVGKDDDFEIYLDEQMKKLRTDFIDYYLLHSLHDSSWKKVKELSVLEKAFKAKRQGKIGHVGFSFHDEFKVFKDILEYCGEWDFCQIQYNFMNEEFQAGTKGLELAYSKGIPVIVMEPLLGGNLVTPPESVRKIWELSSVQKTPAEWALSWLWNKKEVSLILSGMNDVRQISENVRTAEDSKPGFLTEEDLLLFEKVKNTYDQMKHFQCTGCSYCMPCPSEVFIPGVLSLYSDLLMYKNVNNVKNRYQFIPEKNRADKCVKCGLCETKCPQRLNIMALLDEFKEAVK